From Shewanella yunxiaonensis, the proteins below share one genomic window:
- a CDS encoding hybrid sensor histidine kinase/response regulator gives MNLTMLVAVIAICYVCLLCVLAWGAERWFSNLTKKLQNWIYAFSLAVYCSSWSFLGTVGQSAKDFWSFLPIFLGPILVFILGFGLLRKMVMVSKEQNITSVADFIAARYGKSQPLAVVVTLIALFGIMPYIALQLKAMVYGLNLFQPKQAEFDGTWLALLISCWLALFAILFGTRKLDATEHNPGMMLAIAFESFVKLTAFLIIGGVVVFGVFGGFGPLWEKASLAGVIQQPNMRLEYIVPELLVGMAAFLCMPRQFHVMVVEAHGDKSLRRARWVFPLYLLVFGLFVGPMALAGKLMLGDSVAPDTYVINLPLSMGSDWLAVIAMLGTMSAATGMVIVAVVTISVMISNEWLVPVLLRTGQIKRSNFSKFSTQLLYVRRIAIVLIVAFGYTAYLSFSDNESLSHMGMLAFGAFAQLAPALVGGLYWKRGNRSGVMLGMAVGFGVWGVLLFRDAAITGDLFTTGLHAFTNVSPDVVDILIALAANLACYVLGSMWFRAGVVERIQASAFVTPGLMRSSGNRRAVQISQQDLLILASRFVSPTRAYESFSRFSPEAVRSDSWNKSASTNLINHTEHLLAGVLGASSASVVMDSVLEGRDLALDEVFSLVDDASSQVLLSQDMLRAAIEHANEGMSVVDKDLNLVAWNHRYEDLYRYPQDFLQPGMSIAKVIRFNAARGYCGPGNIDEHVERRMQHMRNGTAHMSERQRKDGKVIKIQGNPMPDGGFVMTFTDITQYRQQQKALQEANENLEARVRERTYELALLNSQLLEAKAHEEMANASKSRFLAAVGHDLMQPLNAARLFTASLSQHPKLEQDVSMTLEHINSSLKTAGELLTDLLDISRLDSGKVDVNRKDFAISEILNGLAVEFDAMSKDSHIRFAAVASNVTVNSDPALLRRIIQNFLTNAFRYAKGGKVLLGCRHRAQNLEIQVLDTGCGIEASQLREIFHEFKRLNNPQSKSVNGLGLGLAIADRISKVLQHEIKVFSIQGKGSVFSILVPLGNSRSIPKPRSITNAFRTLTGVKVLCIDNEESILAGLESLLTRWQCEVVCASDISDARIKLGLKGMAPDIVLADYHLDNDRNGVDAMDEIRTLYGDKLPGILITANTNKALIEDVERRGYHYMSKMIKPAALRALISGLVKRS, from the coding sequence ATGAATCTGACAATGTTAGTGGCGGTTATCGCCATTTGTTACGTGTGCCTGCTGTGTGTGCTGGCGTGGGGGGCTGAACGCTGGTTTAGTAACCTCACTAAAAAATTACAAAACTGGATTTACGCTTTCAGTTTGGCAGTTTATTGCTCTTCATGGAGTTTTTTAGGCACAGTCGGTCAATCAGCTAAAGATTTTTGGTCTTTCTTACCGATTTTTCTGGGTCCCATATTGGTGTTTATTCTGGGGTTCGGCTTATTGCGTAAAATGGTGATGGTTTCAAAAGAACAAAATATCACCTCTGTGGCCGACTTTATCGCCGCGCGATATGGCAAATCTCAGCCACTCGCGGTTGTTGTCACCTTGATTGCCTTATTCGGCATCATGCCTTATATCGCTCTGCAACTAAAAGCCATGGTTTATGGCCTGAACCTGTTTCAACCCAAACAAGCGGAATTTGATGGTACCTGGTTGGCATTGCTGATCAGTTGCTGGCTAGCGTTATTCGCGATTTTGTTCGGTACTCGTAAGCTGGATGCGACAGAACATAATCCCGGCATGATGTTGGCGATCGCCTTTGAGTCGTTTGTAAAATTAACCGCATTTCTGATCATCGGTGGTGTAGTCGTCTTTGGCGTATTCGGCGGTTTTGGTCCGTTGTGGGAAAAAGCCAGCCTAGCGGGCGTGATCCAACAGCCCAACATGAGGCTTGAGTATATTGTGCCGGAGTTGTTGGTCGGGATGGCGGCTTTTTTGTGTATGCCTCGGCAATTTCACGTAATGGTCGTTGAAGCTCACGGTGATAAGAGTCTGCGTCGTGCCCGCTGGGTATTTCCATTATATCTGTTGGTGTTTGGCCTATTTGTTGGCCCGATGGCGTTGGCGGGTAAGTTAATGCTGGGCGATTCGGTCGCGCCCGATACCTATGTGATCAATCTGCCTTTATCCATGGGAAGTGATTGGTTAGCCGTGATCGCCATGTTGGGCACAATGTCAGCTGCTACCGGTATGGTGATCGTGGCTGTCGTCACCATCAGTGTGATGATCTCTAATGAATGGTTGGTGCCAGTATTGTTGCGCACCGGGCAGATAAAACGGAGTAACTTCAGTAAGTTTTCCACCCAGCTATTGTACGTCAGGCGTATTGCCATCGTATTAATTGTCGCTTTCGGTTATACCGCATACTTAAGCTTCTCCGACAACGAATCTCTGTCACATATGGGAATGCTGGCTTTTGGCGCTTTTGCGCAATTGGCACCAGCATTAGTGGGGGGGCTTTACTGGAAGCGCGGTAATCGTTCTGGGGTGATGTTGGGCATGGCGGTTGGCTTCGGTGTTTGGGGCGTTCTGTTATTCCGAGATGCAGCTATTACCGGCGATTTATTTACTACCGGCTTACATGCATTTACTAACGTTTCTCCAGACGTAGTGGATATTCTTATCGCCTTAGCAGCTAATCTGGCCTGTTATGTCTTGGGTTCTATGTGGTTTCGCGCCGGGGTGGTTGAGCGTATCCAGGCCAGTGCATTTGTTACCCCCGGACTGATGCGGAGCAGTGGTAATCGACGTGCAGTGCAGATAAGTCAACAGGATCTGTTAATTCTGGCCAGTCGCTTTGTTAGTCCCACCCGTGCCTATGAAAGTTTTTCCCGGTTTTCTCCCGAGGCGGTGCGCAGCGATAGCTGGAATAAATCGGCATCGACCAACTTAATCAACCATACCGAACATCTGTTGGCAGGGGTGCTGGGGGCGTCTAGTGCTTCGGTGGTTATGGATTCAGTGCTGGAAGGTCGAGACTTGGCCTTGGATGAAGTGTTCAGCTTGGTGGACGATGCCTCATCACAGGTGCTGCTTAGCCAGGATATGTTGCGGGCCGCAATTGAGCATGCCAATGAAGGAATGAGTGTTGTTGATAAAGACCTCAATCTAGTGGCCTGGAACCATCGTTATGAGGATTTATATCGTTACCCGCAGGATTTCCTGCAGCCAGGAATGTCAATTGCGAAAGTGATCCGGTTTAATGCGGCGCGCGGTTATTGCGGCCCAGGCAATATTGATGAACATGTTGAACGACGTATGCAGCATATGCGCAATGGAACAGCGCATATGTCGGAACGTCAGCGCAAAGATGGCAAAGTGATCAAAATTCAAGGCAACCCGATGCCCGATGGCGGTTTCGTTATGACATTCACCGACATCACCCAATATCGACAACAGCAAAAAGCCTTACAGGAAGCCAACGAAAATCTTGAGGCGAGAGTCCGGGAACGTACTTACGAGCTGGCATTGCTGAATAGCCAGCTGCTGGAAGCAAAAGCACATGAAGAGATGGCCAATGCGTCAAAAAGCCGATTCTTAGCGGCGGTGGGCCATGACTTGATGCAGCCACTCAATGCTGCGCGGTTATTTACCGCATCGCTGAGCCAGCATCCGAAACTGGAGCAGGATGTGAGCATGACGTTGGAACACATCAATAGCTCTCTGAAAACAGCCGGGGAATTGCTCACCGATCTGCTGGATATCTCTCGTCTGGACTCAGGCAAGGTGGATGTTAATCGTAAGGATTTTGCGATATCCGAAATTTTGAATGGTTTGGCGGTAGAATTTGACGCCATGTCCAAAGATAGTCATATCCGGTTTGCGGCTGTAGCCAGTAATGTGACAGTTAATTCCGATCCAGCACTGCTGAGACGAATTATTCAAAATTTCCTGACCAATGCATTTCGATATGCGAAAGGTGGCAAAGTCTTGCTCGGTTGCCGCCACCGTGCGCAAAATCTGGAAATCCAAGTGCTCGACACCGGGTGTGGTATCGAGGCGAGCCAGTTAAGGGAAATTTTTCACGAATTTAAACGACTCAATAATCCACAGAGTAAGAGTGTTAACGGGCTAGGTTTAGGTTTAGCGATTGCTGATCGTATCAGTAAAGTGTTGCAGCATGAGATTAAAGTATTCTCCATTCAGGGCAAAGGATCGGTATTCTCTATTTTGGTGCCATTAGGTAATAGCCGCAGCATTCCTAAACCTCGCAGTATTACTAACGCCTTTCGCACTCTCACCGGGGTTAAGGTTCTCTGCATCGATAATGAAGAAAGTATTCTGGCCGGACTGGAAAGTTTGTTGACCCGTTGGCAATGTGAAGTCGTTTGTGCCAGTGATATCAGCGATGCGCGCATCAAGTTAGGACTGAAAGGGATGGCGCCTGATATCGTGCTGGCCGATTATCATCTGGATAATGACCGCAATGGTGTCGATGCTATGGATGAAATTCGGACGCTATATGGTGACAAGTTGCCGGGTATTCTGATCACTGCCAATACCAACAAAGCGCTGATTGAAGATGTGGAGCGCCGCGGTTATCACTATATGTCGAAGATGATCAAACCGGCAGCGCTAAGAGCATTGATCTCGGGACTGGTTAAACGTTCATAG
- a CDS encoding PAS domain-containing protein, with protein sequence MTQLPTFKFSGNTRHLWRNSLSAKFVWVQLFIAFIIIASTIGVFWLIQRDQLLQQQQELNRTYGQVVISRLQEISGIYEAIAVSMAGVAGQYLQQPQQLQELQKVIPALLDRKHPNDLLAGGGIWPEPRDENTLSSKSLFWFRDTNNTLIQTTDYNRNAVTPYHNEEWYRPTHLYPANVAFWSPAYRDPVTGTAMVTASVPIRADHRFIGAATIDISLAGINELFHGLSRDLSGYIIALDYRNQLLSLPQGLQQHLQITPSQVNDIQILSAKIPAFSVFKSALQTADDAIIVQAQKHPLFTEQQLRKLPSLINDPNKLMQAIVQNGPQHWPKAAELVDLVEIQHDPLLGEDALVSVFLMPDTFWKILVVTPLSQLHHNAYLLAGKVGLFLVIIQLLAMLLLSLIQKRIFIAPITKMASTLKMQNLAELELLQNTRHDEFGELAGSFLERVRQLETEMSGLYAENLALEQQLQVQESAQIKLLNLTEQLGALQKFSQHIIHMKDLNGGYIWVNDKYCELLGREREQLLGHTDQQIFPALEFPLTVQHEQRVLQSRAPFSAEEPLHIHHGGNRPFFVTRFPLKNELGEINGIGAIGFDLSGVKRSEVQLQGEIDKLQQQLDALLQQIQQQKMQQRYFAKEKQLANQQEHQLQQEIERLHHLEQPLPRLLTLLISTLSKRLDQLSAALYHHASDEAIPLALQQAEALRHLLPLVNYQRNEIQSLAIAEFFDDLLIFMAPELATVEVLIEVDKDLRLLAAGKSWQHLIVFYRLISNIANDAFPTSQHDKQLRIALTENNGHVLIRLTDNGNGMTQSQVAAIQQQWQQHSTNGTLATVYHYLNTQLNGALSLACAPTKGCCITIQLPAIQPE encoded by the coding sequence ATGACACAGCTGCCTACCTTCAAATTTAGTGGGAATACCAGACACCTCTGGCGTAACAGCTTGTCTGCCAAATTTGTTTGGGTACAGTTGTTTATCGCCTTCATCATTATTGCCAGCACTATAGGCGTATTTTGGCTTATCCAAAGAGATCAATTATTACAGCAACAGCAAGAATTAAACCGAACCTACGGGCAGGTAGTGATATCCCGTCTGCAAGAGATCAGTGGAATATATGAAGCTATTGCGGTTTCGATGGCAGGCGTCGCCGGACAGTATTTGCAACAACCACAACAGCTGCAGGAATTACAAAAAGTCATTCCAGCATTACTCGATAGAAAACACCCTAACGACCTGTTAGCCGGTGGCGGGATCTGGCCAGAACCTCGAGATGAAAATACGCTGTCATCAAAAAGTTTGTTCTGGTTTCGCGATACCAATAACACGTTAATACAAACCACAGATTACAACCGCAATGCGGTAACTCCCTACCATAATGAAGAATGGTATCGCCCTACTCACCTATATCCTGCCAATGTGGCGTTCTGGTCCCCTGCCTACAGAGACCCGGTGACCGGTACTGCGATGGTGACTGCATCAGTTCCCATCCGCGCAGACCACAGATTTATTGGTGCAGCCACCATTGATATCAGTCTTGCCGGCATCAACGAACTCTTTCATGGCCTTTCGCGAGATCTCAGTGGCTATATTATTGCGTTAGATTACCGTAACCAATTGTTATCGCTGCCTCAGGGTTTGCAGCAGCACCTCCAAATCACTCCGTCACAGGTAAATGATATCCAAATCCTGAGTGCTAAAATTCCCGCATTTTCTGTATTTAAATCGGCATTACAAACTGCAGACGATGCCATCATAGTACAAGCACAAAAGCATCCTTTGTTCACTGAGCAACAACTACGAAAATTGCCGTCGCTGATCAATGATCCGAATAAGCTGATGCAAGCGATTGTGCAGAATGGACCTCAGCACTGGCCTAAAGCGGCAGAATTAGTGGATTTAGTCGAGATCCAACATGATCCATTACTCGGCGAAGATGCCTTAGTATCGGTATTTTTGATGCCAGATACTTTCTGGAAAATTCTCGTGGTCACGCCGTTATCACAACTACATCACAACGCCTATCTGTTAGCCGGTAAAGTCGGTTTGTTTCTGGTTATCATTCAGTTATTAGCAATGCTGTTATTATCCCTGATACAAAAACGCATCTTCATTGCCCCCATCACCAAAATGGCCAGTACCCTAAAAATGCAGAACTTAGCGGAACTGGAGTTATTACAAAACACACGGCATGATGAATTTGGTGAATTAGCCGGTAGTTTTCTGGAGAGAGTGAGGCAATTAGAAACCGAAATGTCCGGCCTCTATGCCGAGAACCTTGCCTTAGAACAACAGTTGCAAGTACAAGAATCAGCACAAATTAAGTTACTGAATCTTACCGAACAGCTTGGTGCCCTGCAGAAATTCTCGCAGCATATTATTCATATGAAAGACCTGAATGGTGGCTACATCTGGGTAAATGATAAATATTGTGAATTATTGGGGCGTGAGCGTGAACAGTTGTTAGGTCACACCGATCAGCAGATATTTCCCGCATTAGAATTTCCGCTAACAGTACAACACGAACAACGCGTATTACAATCACGAGCACCGTTTAGCGCCGAAGAACCTTTGCATATACATCATGGCGGCAACCGACCATTTTTTGTTACCCGTTTTCCGCTTAAAAATGAGTTGGGTGAAATTAATGGAATTGGCGCTATCGGTTTTGATCTCAGTGGCGTCAAGCGTAGCGAAGTACAGCTACAAGGAGAAATCGATAAACTACAGCAGCAGTTAGACGCTTTGCTCCAACAAATACAACAGCAAAAAATGCAACAGCGCTATTTTGCCAAAGAGAAACAGCTGGCAAATCAGCAGGAGCACCAGTTACAACAAGAAATTGAGCGATTACATCATCTCGAGCAACCCCTGCCACGTTTACTGACTTTATTAATATCGACCTTGAGTAAACGTTTAGATCAACTTTCTGCTGCGCTATACCATCACGCTTCAGACGAAGCGATCCCATTGGCATTGCAACAAGCAGAAGCCTTGCGGCATCTTTTGCCATTGGTAAATTATCAACGAAATGAAATTCAATCTTTAGCAATAGCCGAATTTTTTGATGATTTACTGATCTTTATGGCGCCAGAACTGGCGACTGTGGAGGTTCTTATTGAAGTTGATAAAGATTTGCGCCTACTGGCAGCAGGCAAGAGTTGGCAACATTTAATTGTTTTTTATAGACTAATCAGCAATATAGCTAACGACGCCTTCCCCACTTCGCAACATGATAAACAATTACGTATTGCGCTGACAGAAAACAATGGTCACGTGCTTATCCGTCTGACAGACAATGGCAACGGGATGACGCAATCACAAGTTGCGGCCATCCAGCAACAGTGGCAACAGCATTCGACCAACGGTACGCTAGCGACCGTATATCACTATCTTAACACCCAACTGAACGGCGCGCTCTCTCTTGCATGTGCGCCAACGAAAGGATGCTGTATCACTATTCAATTGCCAGCAATCCAACCTGAATAA
- the acs gene encoding acetate--CoA ligase, which produces MSNQQAIYKVPAAIASSALVNDEQYKKMYQESVVNPDGFWREHGKRIDWIKPYTQIKQTSFDDHNLSINWFYDGTLNACVNCVDRHLEQNADRIAIIWEGDDAKQQKTLTYAQLHVEVCKFANALRSQGVRRGDVVTMYMPMVPEAAIAMLACARIGAVHSVVFGGFSPDSIASRIKDGRSKVILTADEGVRAGRTIPLKRNIDEALAKPDVTTVEKVIVLKRTGKDVAWQEGRDVWWHSLTETASEFSEPEEMGAEDPLFLLYTSGSTGNPKGVLHTTGGYLVYASMTHEYVFDYKPGEIYWCTADVGWITGHSYMVYGPLANCATVLIHEGVPNWPSPARLGEIIDRHKVNILYTAPTLIRALMAEGKEQFDGYKGDSLRIMGSVGEPINPEAWRWYHEVIGHEHCPIVDTWWQTETGGVLITPLPGATDTKPGSATRPFFGVQPALVDNNGTILEGATEGNLVILDSWPGQMRTVYGDHERFVLTYFKTFRGMYFTGDGARRDEDGYYWITGRVDDVINVSGHRLGTAEIESALVAHDLVAEAAVVGYPHDIKGQGIYAYVTLTKDTEPSEALRQELRQWVRKEIGALATPDLIQWATGLPKTRSGKIMRRFLRKIAANEITNLGDASTLADPAVIDTLIETRLNRPE; this is translated from the coding sequence ATGAGCAATCAACAAGCCATTTATAAAGTGCCCGCAGCAATTGCTTCCAGTGCGCTGGTCAATGATGAGCAGTATAAAAAGATGTATCAGGAATCCGTCGTTAATCCAGATGGATTTTGGCGTGAACACGGAAAGCGTATCGACTGGATAAAGCCCTACACCCAAATTAAGCAAACCTCTTTTGATGATCACAATTTATCCATCAATTGGTTCTATGACGGCACGCTGAATGCTTGTGTCAACTGCGTTGATCGTCATCTGGAGCAGAACGCCGACCGCATTGCCATTATCTGGGAAGGTGATGATGCCAAACAGCAGAAAACACTGACCTATGCACAATTGCATGTCGAAGTCTGTAAATTTGCTAACGCGTTACGTAGCCAAGGCGTACGCCGCGGTGATGTCGTTACCATGTACATGCCTATGGTACCCGAAGCGGCAATTGCGATGCTCGCCTGTGCCCGAATTGGTGCGGTTCATTCGGTAGTTTTCGGCGGATTTTCACCGGATTCCATTGCATCACGAATTAAAGATGGCCGCTCCAAAGTGATACTTACTGCCGACGAAGGTGTCAGAGCGGGCCGCACCATCCCGCTTAAGCGCAACATTGATGAAGCATTAGCAAAACCTGACGTGACGACTGTTGAAAAAGTTATTGTATTAAAGCGCACAGGCAAAGATGTTGCGTGGCAGGAAGGACGTGACGTCTGGTGGCATTCACTGACCGAAACCGCATCTGAATTTAGCGAACCCGAAGAGATGGGGGCAGAAGATCCGTTATTCTTGCTGTACACCTCAGGTTCAACGGGCAATCCGAAAGGTGTGTTGCACACCACGGGTGGCTATCTGGTGTACGCTTCGATGACCCATGAATACGTGTTTGACTATAAACCGGGTGAAATCTATTGGTGTACTGCTGACGTAGGTTGGATTACGGGCCACAGCTACATGGTTTACGGTCCTCTGGCAAACTGCGCCACAGTGCTTATCCATGAAGGCGTCCCCAACTGGCCGTCTCCTGCCAGACTCGGCGAAATTATTGATCGGCATAAAGTTAATATTCTTTACACTGCGCCGACCCTCATTCGTGCGTTAATGGCTGAAGGGAAAGAACAGTTTGATGGTTATAAAGGCGATTCCTTGCGCATCATGGGTTCTGTGGGTGAACCTATCAATCCAGAAGCATGGCGCTGGTATCATGAAGTTATTGGTCATGAGCACTGCCCTATCGTCGATACCTGGTGGCAGACGGAAACTGGCGGTGTTTTGATTACGCCGTTGCCTGGTGCAACAGATACCAAACCCGGTTCAGCCACTCGTCCATTCTTCGGCGTGCAGCCAGCATTGGTAGATAACAATGGCACAATCCTGGAAGGGGCGACCGAAGGAAACCTAGTGATACTCGATTCATGGCCAGGTCAGATGCGCACCGTCTATGGAGATCACGAACGTTTTGTTCTGACTTACTTTAAAACTTTCCGCGGCATGTACTTTACCGGCGACGGCGCTCGTCGTGATGAGGATGGTTATTACTGGATTACTGGCCGGGTTGACGATGTGATCAACGTTTCAGGTCACAGACTGGGAACCGCTGAAATCGAAAGTGCGTTAGTGGCTCATGATTTAGTGGCTGAGGCTGCGGTAGTTGGTTATCCCCATGATATTAAAGGTCAAGGTATCTATGCCTACGTAACGCTTACCAAAGATACCGAACCTTCCGAGGCGCTACGTCAGGAACTCCGTCAATGGGTACGCAAAGAGATTGGCGCGTTAGCCACACCAGATTTGATCCAGTGGGCAACAGGCTTGCCAAAAACGCGTTCAGGAAAAATTATGCGGCGATTCCTGCGTAAAATTGCTGCAAACGAAATTACCAACCTTGGTGATGCTTCAACCTTGGCTGACCCAGCCGTGATTGATACTCTGATTGAAACCCGACTCAATCGACCCGAGTAA